The following are encoded in a window of Clostridium thermarum genomic DNA:
- a CDS encoding VWA domain-containing protein: MSKKGSKKGLIVSLVVILMMAAGIILILMADADNSKRRQMAAEKLFLAQHFMEYNEPLKAQEYYKEFLSIDNGNKNARVGLASAYFMQRKFNEAQVIAEELIDSRPKDYEAYELMGYINIGQKRYNEAKDAFETAMKRNKEDENKYEDLIEVSQKLSESTDEIQYVNEIAKIDEKIIESSNERTEELILEYGEKGDVYATYSKAFVLIEQGRAYEAIEIIKKQPAKVEEDPLILKTLGRSYMVIGDNESALEALRYGDIKDEETAYLLTELYLDELNSDETGYDTENKGLGHLLKGKKSTKAIKESIDNVIKKHKKSIYIQQQKAKYLVLTENKEEAKVVMDNIMELINKYYDKEDEIYTLINVLKLDRPTNDSSKRIANNLSKYSVKEWYSKKNTATWNDYVVNYFSTKNTSMKLIKVDSSEYPKISAYFKFTGPDRDNLNEKDFKLVDSGVEIKNFDFKTKDETETYIVLVMDNSGSMSDGRLENAKDGAIKFVDKMNDNDRILFAVFDDSIEFLTDFEGSGSKETLKSSINSVYTAGGTNIFGSLNECLTKLQDKVGNRAIVLLTDGYDENQTLVPHVIDRAKEMGVPVFSIGLAEDNTVLQKISYETGGQYLHVKSGDEVDDMYDIIRDQLNNIVRIDYEAVGADKELRQIKLEYPGEEIFAVKNYSENYNDIITDGYEIVASAISPREIYIQQKAECKPSVTVNLTEASIGKKIGKAYLDGVVLDIKESSETKVSVELPWYLEQGRYTLYLEDGDGNIYSAPQSILVKGEENYTTAVYGNITLKGNVINNPNAEGSYSGKQFRGITTINDTITIDGDLYINDNNYITGTGKIYKVVNNKKVLLNDGEFSINGETREIFIDSGSGEYKKLKLYLEKIVINDDFSVNSFGRIGVIKEQNGYYSEANIVSFKLDSEKAKLEAENLYYDNEGFTIRNSKITNEGDVWTGNGEIEYRQNWSDKMIEYKGAYDITLEDEAKEFKIQKITVNSGKALAVDFSKSGIQFSEKVTEIIDPQTAFIKVVSKGEAVKAVGNSKLTGEIIIERGENGKYNLAGELKNDKVKLNLKSAFMSEAPYFGGSTIEINNDKVGLISGNGNLSMDETGMTGIYRGTVGSAADSQFKIIDDSVIIDNGNHIKEYGFDGAERRSTDTETAIVQPSITISNVIFENGYLNITWACQNAAGAVINVYASSTKDFKDELLLSSDIAYDVYSTGVNIYMSDYKVGDYYIFASIDNGQSVPSFGYFNTPITITDPNTPPKVEFERVYITNGNLVLKPKPLTNSDIQGVRIYETDHAGNINPANSVTQYFSENIIIENVAMNKKYKVAAYNYNGTEGPLSEVIDMSSTNLGELLVKILWNPDKEVININKVAANIDLLKEGTTEIILNNQEYKKDIKKSGNYYINLEEGVNEIRITSEADGMINSIDKLYTVDSKAPVLQMHRSYKDFVADKKTLTISGKTEAGSQLTVNGESLQVNETGDFMKVIKLSYGNNNIVISALDSNGNESQYTISVRYNGNVRLYTYVTFAIVNLLTGLIFFVLIKSRIKQLKQAV, translated from the coding sequence ATGAGTAAGAAAGGAAGCAAGAAAGGACTTATAGTTAGCCTGGTTGTAATATTGATGATGGCCGCAGGCATTATCTTGATACTAATGGCTGATGCTGATAATAGCAAAAGAAGGCAAATGGCAGCAGAAAAGCTATTTTTAGCACAGCATTTTATGGAATATAATGAGCCGCTAAAGGCTCAAGAATATTATAAGGAATTTTTAAGCATAGATAATGGAAATAAAAATGCCAGGGTTGGGCTGGCTTCTGCTTATTTTATGCAGAGAAAATTCAATGAAGCACAGGTAATTGCTGAGGAACTAATTGACAGCCGGCCAAAGGACTATGAAGCTTATGAGCTGATGGGATATATAAATATTGGGCAGAAAAGGTATAATGAGGCTAAGGACGCCTTTGAAACTGCAATGAAACGTAATAAAGAGGATGAAAACAAATATGAGGATTTGATTGAGGTTTCACAAAAACTTAGCGAAAGTACCGACGAAATACAGTATGTTAATGAAATTGCTAAAATAGATGAAAAAATAATAGAAAGTTCTAATGAAAGGACAGAGGAACTTATATTAGAATATGGGGAAAAAGGAGATGTATATGCAACATATTCTAAGGCTTTTGTTCTTATTGAGCAAGGAAGGGCTTACGAGGCAATTGAAATTATAAAGAAGCAGCCTGCAAAGGTAGAAGAAGATCCTTTAATTTTAAAAACTCTAGGAAGATCCTATATGGTTATAGGTGATAATGAATCTGCCCTTGAAGCTTTGAGATATGGTGACATAAAGGATGAAGAGACAGCTTACTTATTGACGGAACTATATCTGGATGAGTTAAATAGTGATGAAACTGGTTATGATACAGAAAACAAGGGGTTAGGACATTTACTTAAAGGCAAAAAAAGTACAAAAGCTATAAAAGAAAGTATAGATAATGTAATAAAGAAACATAAGAAAAGTATTTATATACAACAGCAAAAGGCAAAATACTTAGTTCTCACAGAGAATAAAGAAGAAGCTAAAGTGGTTATGGACAATATCATGGAATTAATAAACAAGTATTATGATAAGGAAGATGAAATCTATACCTTAATTAATGTTTTAAAGCTGGACAGACCTACAAATGACTCAAGTAAAAGGATAGCAAATAACCTGAGCAAATATTCTGTTAAGGAATGGTATAGCAAAAAGAATACTGCTACTTGGAATGACTATGTTGTTAATTACTTCAGTACAAAAAATACATCTATGAAACTGATAAAAGTTGATAGTTCAGAGTATCCAAAGATATCAGCTTATTTTAAGTTTACCGGACCTGATAGGGACAACTTGAATGAAAAGGATTTTAAATTAGTAGACAGCGGAGTTGAGATTAAGAATTTTGATTTTAAAACTAAAGATGAAACGGAGACTTATATAGTACTGGTTATGGATAACAGCGGCAGTATGTCTGACGGCAGACTTGAGAATGCTAAGGATGGAGCCATAAAGTTTGTAGATAAAATGAATGATAATGACAGAATACTATTTGCTGTTTTTGATGACAGTATAGAATTTTTAACGGACTTTGAAGGGTCAGGAAGTAAAGAAACTCTGAAAAGCAGTATCAATTCTGTATATACTGCAGGAGGTACAAATATCTTTGGTAGTTTGAACGAGTGCTTGACGAAGCTTCAGGATAAGGTAGGCAATAGGGCCATTGTTCTTTTAACTGACGGCTATGATGAAAATCAAACTTTGGTTCCACATGTGATAGACAGAGCTAAAGAAATGGGGGTTCCGGTGTTCTCAATTGGCTTAGCTGAAGACAATACGGTATTACAGAAGATTTCCTATGAAACCGGTGGACAATACCTTCACGTAAAGAGCGGCGATGAAGTTGATGACATGTATGATATTATAAGAGACCAGCTTAATAATATTGTAAGAATTGATTATGAAGCAGTTGGCGCAGATAAAGAGCTTAGACAAATAAAACTTGAGTATCCTGGTGAGGAAATTTTTGCTGTTAAAAATTATTCTGAAAATTATAATGACATCATCACGGATGGTTATGAAATTGTAGCCTCCGCAATATCTCCTAGAGAAATTTACATTCAGCAGAAGGCTGAGTGTAAGCCTTCAGTGACTGTAAATCTCACAGAGGCAAGTATAGGTAAAAAGATAGGTAAGGCATATTTAGACGGGGTAGTGTTGGACATCAAAGAAAGCAGTGAAACTAAAGTATCAGTAGAACTTCCTTGGTATCTTGAACAGGGAAGATATACTCTGTACTTGGAGGATGGAGATGGCAACATTTACTCTGCCCCGCAGAGCATTTTGGTGAAGGGAGAAGAAAATTATACCACTGCAGTTTATGGCAATATTACCTTAAAGGGGAATGTTATAAACAATCCTAACGCAGAAGGTTCTTACAGCGGAAAACAATTCAGGGGAATAACTACTATAAATGATACAATAACCATTGATGGGGATTTGTATATTAATGACAATAACTATATAACAGGTACAGGTAAGATATATAAGGTGGTCAATAACAAAAAGGTATTACTTAATGACGGAGAATTCAGTATTAATGGAGAAACAAGAGAGATTTTTATAGATAGCGGCAGTGGAGAATATAAAAAGCTTAAACTATATCTTGAAAAAATTGTAATAAACGATGATTTTTCTGTTAATTCCTTTGGAAGAATTGGGGTTATAAAGGAACAGAATGGCTACTATTCTGAGGCGAACATAGTTAGTTTTAAACTGGACTCAGAGAAGGCTAAGCTTGAAGCAGAAAACCTTTATTATGATAATGAAGGCTTCACTATCAGAAATTCCAAAATTACCAATGAAGGAGATGTATGGACAGGCAACGGAGAAATTGAATATAGACAAAACTGGAGCGACAAGATGATTGAATACAAAGGTGCCTATGATATAACTCTAGAGGATGAAGCCAAAGAATTTAAAATACAAAAGATAACTGTTAATTCCGGCAAAGCACTGGCCGTGGATTTCAGTAAGAGCGGAATTCAGTTCTCTGAGAAGGTTACGGAAATTATAGACCCTCAGACAGCTTTTATAAAGGTTGTATCCAAAGGGGAAGCTGTTAAGGCGGTGGGAAATTCAAAGCTTACTGGTGAAATAATCATCGAAAGAGGGGAGAATGGTAAGTACAACTTGGCTGGAGAACTAAAAAATGATAAGGTAAAGCTGAATTTGAAGAGCGCCTTCATGAGCGAAGCACCTTATTTTGGAGGCAGCACCATAGAGATAAACAACGACAAAGTTGGCCTGATATCCGGTAATGGTAATTTATCCATGGACGAAACCGGCATGACAGGTATTTATAGGGGAACTGTAGGCAGTGCTGCGGATAGCCAATTTAAGATAATAGATGACTCTGTAATTATAGATAATGGTAATCATATAAAGGAATATGGTTTTGATGGTGCAGAGAGAAGAAGTACTGATACAGAAACTGCCATTGTGCAACCAAGTATAACCATATCTAATGTGATTTTTGAAAACGGATATTTAAATATAACTTGGGCTTGCCAAAATGCGGCTGGTGCAGTAATCAATGTATATGCCAGCAGTACTAAAGACTTCAAAGATGAGCTGTTGCTTAGCTCAGATATTGCTTACGATGTATACAGTACAGGAGTAAACATTTATATGAGTGACTATAAGGTGGGAGACTACTATATCTTCGCCTCCATTGACAATGGACAGTCAGTACCAAGCTTTGGATACTTCAATACACCCATAACTATAACAGATCCAAACACACCGCCTAAGGTTGAATTTGAAAGGGTTTATATAACTAATGGTAACCTGGTATTGAAGCCTAAGCCATTGACTAACAGCGATATTCAGGGAGTAAGAATATATGAAACCGACCATGCAGGAAATATTAATCCTGCTAACTCAGTAACACAGTACTTCTCCGAAAACATAATTATTGAAAATGTAGCAATGAATAAGAAATACAAAGTTGCTGCCTATAATTATAATGGTACTGAAGGACCGTTGTCAGAAGTAATAGATATGAGTTCCACAAACTTAGGAGAGCTTTTGGTGAAGATACTATGGAATCCGGACAAGGAAGTAATTAATATTAATAAGGTTGCTGCAAATATAGACCTGTTAAAGGAAGGAACCACAGAGATTATATTGAATAACCAGGAGTATAAGAAGGATATTAAAAAGTCTGGAAACTACTATATAAATCTTGAAGAAGGAGTAAACGAAATAAGAATAACCAGTGAAGCTGATGGCATGATTAACAGTATAGATAAGCTGTATACGGTGGACTCCAAGGCTCCGGTACTGCAAATGCACAGAAGCTATAAGGATTTTGTTGCTGATAAAAAGACACTGACAATAAGCGGAAAAACAGAAGCAGGTTCACAGCTGACTGTAAATGGAGAATCTTTGCAAGTAAATGAAACCGGAGACTTTATGAAGGTGATAAAGCTGAGTTATGGAAACAATAATATTGTTATCAGCGCCTTGGATAGTAATGGAAATGAATCTCAATATACTATCTCTGTAAGATATAACGGAAATGTTAGACTGTACACCTATGTTACTTTCGCTATTGTAAACTTGCTCACAGGATTAATATTCTTTGTGCTTATAAAATCAAGAATAAAACAATTAAAACAAGCAGTATAA
- a CDS encoding serine/threonine-protein kinase: MLNIGDIIDNKYEIVQVIGQGGMGRVYKAKHIVLKNLWAIKEMRLVNGSLSDLLVEPDILRRLKHPSLPGIIDIFRIHNYIYIVEDYIEGVSLDKLLRERGPFEEETVISWAKEVCGVFQYLHSHRPPIIYRDMKPENIMIDKQGKVKVIDFGIAKEYSSEKEVKSYGTPGYASPEQYRGYIDEKTDIYNLGATMYALLTGKPPRDKRNLPETSIVKPMDLNSNVTPAMEKIIMKCLRDNPSLRYNNIMEMMQDLNNIEKINKRITHRNLRTVVKYTVIGAIFITLLGTANVVYKGLKERNFNRYNSNVSAALEKYKNGEVLVAEKELVDLTIEKPEYPEAYRELYKIYIRQNQSDKAVSNYEQYGEKIKADKELFYVIGRAYAEVGDYTSAEDYLKMALEEDENYKEAKEALCVVYVKKKDFSSAERLAGELEREDEADSYVSYLKAEILRGKGSLKEAEKSIESAMAIDPSNKRYVLFYAELLEQQGDGGKALSILEEAERKFSGDLEILYKTGEMYQRLAWNEENEDFARKSNEIFEEYIMAASPDKEIYLKMGMNFRILKEYTKAFEYFEKAIATDKSYASAYFQMGYLAIVTENEKSTERKDYSRAKEYLQMGISLKPDSEESKQAEDYLRRIRESEKR; encoded by the coding sequence ATGCTCAATATTGGAGATATAATTGATAATAAATATGAAATAGTACAGGTGATAGGCCAGGGAGGCATGGGCAGAGTCTACAAAGCCAAACATATAGTTCTGAAAAATCTTTGGGCCATTAAGGAAATGAGACTTGTTAACGGCAGTTTGAGCGATTTGCTGGTGGAACCAGATATATTGAGAAGATTAAAGCATCCAAGCCTTCCCGGAATAATAGACATATTCAGAATCCATAATTACATCTACATAGTTGAAGATTATATAGAAGGTGTCTCTCTTGATAAGTTACTGAGAGAAAGAGGACCTTTTGAAGAAGAAACTGTAATTAGCTGGGCAAAGGAAGTCTGTGGTGTATTCCAGTATCTCCATTCACATCGTCCACCTATTATATATAGAGATATGAAGCCGGAAAATATTATGATTGATAAACAAGGCAAGGTGAAGGTAATAGATTTTGGTATAGCCAAGGAATACAGCAGTGAAAAGGAAGTAAAAAGCTATGGTACACCGGGTTATGCCTCACCGGAACAGTACCGGGGCTATATTGATGAGAAGACGGACATATATAATTTGGGAGCAACCATGTATGCTCTCCTAACAGGAAAGCCTCCCAGAGACAAAAGAAATCTCCCGGAAACATCTATAGTAAAGCCCATGGACCTAAATAGTAATGTAACACCGGCTATGGAAAAGATAATTATGAAATGTTTAAGAGATAATCCATCTTTACGATATAACAATATTATGGAGATGATGCAGGACTTAAACAATATAGAAAAGATAAATAAACGAATTACTCACCGGAATTTGAGGACTGTAGTAAAATATACCGTCATAGGGGCAATATTCATAACATTATTAGGTACAGCCAACGTAGTCTATAAAGGTTTAAAAGAAAGGAACTTTAATAGATATAACAGCAATGTCAGTGCTGCTTTAGAGAAGTATAAAAACGGTGAGGTACTTGTTGCGGAAAAAGAACTGGTGGACTTAACTATAGAAAAACCTGAATATCCTGAGGCTTATAGGGAATTATATAAAATTTATATCAGACAAAACCAAAGTGATAAGGCAGTAAGCAATTATGAACAATATGGAGAAAAAATAAAAGCTGATAAGGAATTGTTTTATGTAATAGGCAGAGCCTATGCTGAAGTTGGTGATTACACTTCAGCAGAAGATTATTTAAAGATGGCTCTGGAAGAAGATGAGAATTATAAAGAGGCAAAAGAAGCCTTATGTGTTGTTTATGTAAAGAAAAAGGATTTTAGCTCTGCTGAAAGACTAGCAGGGGAGTTGGAAAGGGAAGATGAGGCGGATAGCTACGTAAGTTACTTAAAAGCAGAAATCCTCCGAGGGAAAGGCAGCCTAAAGGAAGCTGAAAAAAGTATTGAGAGTGCAATGGCTATTGATCCGTCCAATAAAAGATATGTATTGTTTTATGCTGAGCTATTAGAACAGCAAGGGGATGGCGGTAAAGCATTATCTATTCTTGAGGAGGCAGAAAGAAAGTTTAGCGGGGACTTAGAAATCTTATATAAAACCGGTGAGATGTATCAAAGACTTGCCTGGAATGAAGAAAATGAAGACTTTGCACGGAAGAGTAATGAGATTTTTGAAGAATATATAATGGCTGCTTCGCCAGATAAGGAAATATACCTTAAAATGGGTATGAACTTCCGAATTCTTAAGGAGTATACTAAAGCTTTTGAGTATTTTGAAAAGGCTATTGCAACGGATAAGTCATATGCCTCAGCTTATTTTCAAATGGGTTATCTTGCTATAGTTACAGAAAATGAAAAGTCTACAGAAAGGAAGGATTATTCCAGAGCTAAGGAGTATTTACAAATGGGAATATCCCTTAAACCTGACTCTGAGGAATCAAAACAGGCAGAAGATTATTTGAGGAGAATAAGGGAGAGTGAGAAAAGATGA